The Paenibacillus mucilaginosus 3016 genome includes the window GATCGATTGGGCGTTAAACCGCGTATTCAGTCCGGAGAACTCTTCCTTCAGCTTAATTGACAATTATGAAAAGAACGGCCAGCTTCTTCCAAGCGCATTTAATCAGGTCATGACAGAGACGATGGTAAAGCGGGACTCGACGCTGCTTAAGCTGGAACTCCAGACATTTACCAATATCATTCTCGGTGAATCGCTCGACAGCTTCGATAAGTTCGTAGAGAACTGGAAGAAGCTCGGAGGAGATGCAATGACGAAGGAAGTCAATACATTGATGAACTCCAAATAGTGGAAGATAAGTCTGGATTCTGTCCTCACCGGGGGGCAGAATTCGGCCCTATGGGCAAGAAAGGAAGATCCGCCGTGTTGAATAAAATGACAGAAGATCGAATAGCCATCTTGGATTCGGTGGCTAAGCCGGGGAAAAAACGCGCATGGATGTTTCAACTGCCCTTGCATCTGATGATTTTGCCAGGGCTGATCTTGATTCTCGTCTACAGCTACGGCCCTATGCTCGGAGCCGTCATCGCCTTCCAGGATTTCAACCCTGCACGAGGCATTTTCGATTCCGAGTGGAACGGCCTTGATAACATCCGTTATGTTATGGCCTTGCCCGGATCCTTCCAGATCATCTGGAATACGCTTATCATTGCCGTAATGAAGATCGTGGTCGGGTTGATCGTTCCGGTTGTGGTTGCTTTGCTCCTTAACGAGATTCGCAAGGAGCTGTTCAAGCGAACGGTTCAGACCTTGATTTATCTGCCGCACTTTTTGTCTTGGATCATACTCGGAGGGGTTCTGATCGATATTTTGTCTCCTACATACGGACTCGTTAATCAAATGTTGAACGGGCTCGGATTGGATTCGATCTATTTCTTGGGCAGCAACGACTGGTTCCGCTCCGTTCTGGTCACATCGGATGTGTGGAAGGAATTCGGATTTAATACCATCGTCTATTTGGCTGCGCTGACCGGCATTAATCCGACGTTATACGAAGCGGCGGTAATTGACGGCGCGAATCGGTGGAAGCAGACGCTGTATGTGACTCTGCCAGGTATGGCGCCGATCATTATTTTGACAGCAACGCTGGCTTTGGGCCAGGTCCTCAATGCCGGTTTCGATCAGGTATACAATTTGTATAGTCCTCAAGTGTATGAGACAGGCGACATTATCGACACATTCGTTTACCGGATCGGCATTGTCGATGCACAGTACGGAGTAGCGACAGCGGTTGGTCTCTTTAAATCCGTCGTTTCTTTGATTCTGCTTTCGGCGTCTTACTTCCTTGCCTACCGTTTCGCCAACTACAGAATCTTCTAAGAGGGAGAGGGGAGGAACAATCATGGTAGAACGCTATACGCTGAGCCGTAAGATGTTTATAGGGTTTAATTACATGTTCCTGGCGCTCTTGTCGGCCCTGTGCATATTACCGCTTATTCATGTGCTGGCTGTATCGTTCAGTTCAAGTTCTGCGGCTGCCGCCGGCTATGTGAAGCTTTGGCCGGTGGAATTCACACTTGAATCGTATAAGTACGTCCTGGGTAAAGAAGCGTTTTTTGATTCCATCCTGATGACGATCCAACGCGTCGCCGTCGGCCTGACGGTCAATATGTTGCTGACGATCCTCGTCGCTTACCCCCTGTCGAAAGAGGTAAATAAATTCCGGGGACGGACGGTCTACGCTTGGGTGTTTGTGTTTACGATGCTTTTTAACGGCGGGCTGATTCCGTTGTATATGATGGTGAAGTACACCGGAATCCTTGACACCGTATGGGCACTCGTCCTGCCGCAAGCGGTGCCGATTTTTAACATGATCCTCTTGCTTAATTTCTTTAGGGGCCTGCCGAAGGAATTGGAAGAAGCAGCCTTTATGGATGGTGCCGGCCACTGGACGACGCTCTGGAAAGTGTATGTGCCGTTATCCGCTCCGGCGCTGGCTACCATTACGCTGTTCACCATGGTATTCCACTGGAATTCCTGGTTCGACGGTCTTATTTTCATGAACTCGCCGGAAAATTACCCGCTGCAGAGTTACCTGCAAACCGTAGTGATCCAGCAGAATTTCAATAACGCCAGTCTTGAAACGATAGCGGAGTTGTCGAAAATCAGCGACCGCACCTTTAAGTCGGCGCAGATCTTCCTCGGTTCGCTGCCGATTCTGCTCGTGTACCCGTTCCTGCAGCGCTTCTTTATGAGCGGGATCGTGCTCGGCAGCGTGAAAGAATAGCATATTCAGAGAAATCCCAAAGATGGTTACAACGAAGGAGCTAGTCGATGAGATACCATTCGATCAGACCGGGCCAGGTATGGCTGGACACCGAGGGCAAACGAATTCAGGCCCATGGCGGATCTATTATTACCGTAGGCGATACATTCTATTGGTATGGGGAAAACAAAGAAAAGACAAAGGCTGGCAGCGGGATTTGGCACTGGGGCGTCAGATGCTACGCCTCCAAAGACTTATACAACTGGGAAGACAAAGGCGTCATCATTCCTCCGGACGTTGACGACATTGATTCGCCGCTGCATCCTGCACAATATATGGACAGGCCGCATATGATCTTTAGCCAGTCGACGCAGAAATTCGTATGTTGGATTAAAGTCATGAGGCAGGAGGGGCAGAAGTCGACGATCTTAACAGCGGACCATATCCTTGGTCCCTACACGGTTGTACGAAAAGATATCCGTCCTTTAAACATGGGCGCCGGCGATTTCGATTTGGTCGTCGCTCAGGACGGCAAGGCCTATTATTACTTTGAAAGAGTCCACTCTGAACTCATTTGCGCCGATTTGACTGACGATTATACGGATGTAACCGGCTATTATTCTACGCATTTTCCAAATCTCCAGCCTCCTTACGTGCGGGAAGCGCCGGCTTATTTCAATCGGAAAGGGCTGCACTATTTATTTACGTCGGGAACAACCGGCTATCATCCGAACCCATCCCAAGTCGCCTGCGCGAAAACCTTCCATGGCCCGTGGGAGGTTCTGGGGGATCCGCATCCTGACGACCGGTCGCGCACGTCTTATAATTCGCAAATTACGTCCGTCTTTAAGCACCCGTTCAAGAAAGACCTGTATATCGCGCTCGCGGACCGATGGATACCGAATCTTCCGGAGCTTGTAGGGGATCGTTTTGCGGATGGAACGCAATCCCGCATCGCAGCCGACCTTTATAAGTCGATTTTCGACCCGGAAATCGACTATGTATTGAAAGAGGAAGACAAGCTGCCCGTATCACTTGATTTCGATACTTGCCATTCCAATTATGTATGGCTTCCGGTCCGCTTCGACGGGAATATGGCTTACCTGGATTGGAAGGAAGAATGGAACATAGAGGATTACGAATAGTCATGAATTGACTGAGGCAGGAGTGGAGGATACGCATGAACAGAACAACGCTCAATTATTTGGATTCTTCCCTGTCAGCTCAAGAGCGTGCGAATGATTTGTTGCAGAGGATGAGTATCGAAGAAAAAATGGGCCAGATTGTCGGCTATATGCCGGATAAAGGGTCGATTGAGAAGCTGGAGAAGAACTACCCCCAAGGCGCCGGGGAAGTCGTTATGTTATTCGCCGGCGAGTTGGAGAACAAAGAGTCCGTTGTGGAAAAGGTCACCCGCATCCAGGACAAAATGATGGAATTAAGCGAACACCGCATTCCTGCTATTTTTCACCTGGAAACGTTGGCGGGTGCGCTGCTCCCGGAAGCGACAAGCTTCCCGCCGGGAATCGGACAAGCCTCCACCTGGAACCCCGGGCTTCAGAAGGAACTGGCCACTATTATTCGCAAGCAGGCCCGGGCCGTCGGCGTTTCGCATGCGTTCGCCCCGGTGTTGGATATTGCCCGTGATCCGCGCTTCGGTCGTTTTGGTGAAACGTATGGGGAAGACCCGGCATTGGCGGCGGCAATGGGAACGGCTTATGTGTCGGGTTTGCAAAACGATGGTGACCTTAAAGAAGGGATGCTGGCCTGCGCCAAACATTTTGTCGGCTACCATATGACCCAGGGAGGTATTCATGCTGCGGCAACGCCGGTTCCGCCAAGAATGCTCCGGGAGGTATATGCGAAGCCCTTCCAGGCTGCCATGACGCTTGCAAATATGAAATCGATCATGAATACGTACAGTTCCATCGATGGCGAACCGGTCGGTGGCTCCCGAAGGTACCTCACCGAATTCCTGCGTGAGGAAATGGGCTTTGACGGCATGGTCGTATCCGACTACACCTCCATCGCGGAGCTTCATACGAGGCATATGGTTAGCGAGACCCGGACGGATGCCGGCGAATTGTCTTTGAAGGCCGGCATGGATGTGGAATTACCTTCCAAAGACTGCTATAACGAAGAGTTAATGCAGCGTGTTCGTGAAGGTAAGGTCTCCATGGAGATTCTCGATCAAGCTGTCCGTCGCGTATTGATCGCGAAGTTTGAATTGGGGTTGTTCGAGAATCCTTATCCAATGTCGAGTGATGCCGTGGAACGGATTTATACAGACCCTAACAATAAAGAAACCAGCTTGGAAGCGGCACGTCAATCGATCGTTCTGCTGAAGAATGATGGCCTTCTTCCGCTGAAAAGGAACGCGCAGAAGAAGATCGCCGTGATCGGCCACCATGCGGCATCCACGAGATCCTTGTTCGGCGGCTATTCGTATACGAGCTTGTTCGATGCCATGCACAATGTGGGGAACACGATGGCAGGCGTGGATTTTGAAAAAATCTCAAACCTGAGTGCGAGTGAGTTCGGCGCGGCTAAGAATCACTATACGTATCCAGGAAGCATTGTCCAGGTTGAGAGCGCGAAGACGGAGGAGCTCGTCAGAAAGCATTATCCGACGTGCCATCACCTGCTGGAGCAGATTACTCTGGAATGCCCGAGTGCCGAAGTGACCTACGCTTATGGTTACGCCTATGCCGGGAACGATACGTCCATGCACGATGAGGCATTGGCGGCAGCAGCGGAAGCGGATGTGGTCATCCTTACGTTAGGCGGGAAGCATGGCTGGGGCATGTTCTGCACAACGGGCGAAGGCATCGATACGACGAATATTGGGCTTCCGGAATGCCAGGAAAGCTTCATCGGGAAATTGGCGGCTTTGAAGAAGCCGACGGTTGCGGTTCATTTTGACGGCAGACCGATCTCGAGCGACATGGCCGACCAACATATCGACGCGATGATTGAAGCTTGGAACCCCGGGCAATACGGGGCGAAAGCCGTGACGGACATCTTATTCGGCGATTATAATCCGGCGGGAAGATTGCCTGTTTCGGTCGCTTACAACGCCGGGCAAATCCCGCTTTTTTACAACCACGATCATGGATCGAGCTACCATGTCGGTACTATGAACGAATATACGAGTTATCTGGATTGCCCGCGCGAGCCCCGGTATTACTTTGGACATGGCTTATCGTACACCTCCTTCGGTTATTCGAACATGACGGTCAGCAAGGAAGCGTATGAGCCTGCTGAGCAAGTTATCGTCACAATTGACGTCACGAATACGGGTGAGGTATTCGGCGAGGAAGTCGTTCAGCTCTACATACGCGACAACTATGCGAGTGTTGTTCGTCCCGTACAAGAGCTGGCCGGTTTCGTTAGAGTCCCGCTGCAGCCGAACGAGACAAGAACGGTCCAATTCCTCATGGATCCGAGTCAATTTGCTTTCTTGGATACCCACATGGCATGGAAAATCGAGGCAGGTGAATTCGAAGTGATGATAGGGGCTTCTTCCCATGACATTCGGGCGAAAGGTTCTTTCCGGATTTCCTCCGACTTGTTCATTGACGGTAGAACTAGAGGGTTTTATGCAGAGGCAAGCATTCAGTCGTAATTCGATTGGTTTGAATATGCAGAACGGGAGTAGGGTAAGTATGAATTTTCAAGTGCCGGACCCGAAGCGGGTAAGAGTGCTCATGAACACGGACGCCAAAAATGAGGCGGACGACCAGTACGCGATCGTACATGCTTTGCTCACGCCTATGTTTATGAACAAGGGAATGATTGCGGCACATTTCGGTACCGCGCGGACAACCGAATCGATGGAAGAAAGCTACGCCGAAGTGAAGCATGTTCTAAGTCTGATGGGGGATGCCGGAGAGGTGCCGGTTTACAAAGGGGCACCACAGGCGCTGCAGGATGAGCAAACGCCCGTCGTCTCGGAAGGCGCGGAAGCGATTATTCGCGAAGCGCTCTTGGACGATTCCCACCGGCTCTTCGTCGTGTTCCTTGGGCCCTTGACCGACTTGGCGTCCGCATACCTTATGGAGCCTCGTATTGCAGACCGATTGACGGCAGTATGGATCGGCGGCGGGCCATACCCTAACGGTAGATCGGAATTCAACCTGAGCAATGATATCCACGCGGCTAACGTGGTGATGGGCTCCAATATTCCGCTCTGGCAGGTACCGCAAAACGTGTATGGCATGATGCGGGTCAGCCTGGCGGAATTGGAAGCCAGAGTGAAGCCGCACGGCGAAATCGGGAAGTACCTGTTTGATCAGCTCATTCAATATAATGACGATCCTGCGCATGGGTGGCCGAGAGGCGAGTGCTGGGGCTTGGGCGATTCCCCGGCCGTGAGCCTGATTCTCGACGATCTGGAATACTCGGACGGCTTTGTAACGGTGCCCGCGCCGCGAATCACCGCTGACATGCACTATGTTCACCATCAAACGGAACGGCTGATCCGGGTCTACCGGAATGTTGATGTCCGATTTACGCTGGAAGACATGTACGCCAAACTGGAGTTGTTTGCCAAGAAACAGGCGGGAAAATAAAACAGAGGGGGAAATGAAATGGAGGAGAATCGGTTATGGAATGCCAGATGGATCTGGCATCAAAGTTATCCATGGACATCGGATCCGGGAGCGCACGAAATGGTTTGGTTCCGCCGTGAGTTTGACGTCTCTGATCCTCATCTCGCTCAGCTTGTCGTCGACGTTTCTGCAGACAGTCGGTATCGCTTATTTCTCAACGGCGACTCGGTCTCGGTTGGACCATGCAAGGGCGACCGGTCGACGCATTATTACGAGACGGTGGATCTGAGCGAACGTTTAATTGCAGGGACGAACGTGTTGGCGGCTCAGGTGCTGCACTTCGCCCCTTCCGGTCCTCACTTGTTAGGAGTCAGCGGACCGCTTTCGATTCATCGGGCGGTCAGCGGCGCGATGTTTCTTGAGGGAGTATTAATTGAAGGAAACGGACACTCCCAAACGTTGCATTCCGACGAGAAGTGGCTGTGCAAAAAAATGCCGGGATTTAAGATTGTACCGAGCCCGATCATCTTCTTTCTCGGCGGGTTTGAAGATACCGACGGGAGCGGCCTTGACCATGGCTGGGAGCTGCCCGGATACGACGGTGAAGGTTGGGCGAATGCAGTAATCGTTTGTGAGACTGGCGATAAATTCGGCCAGCTGACCCCGTGGCCATTGGCGCCGCGCCCGATTCCGCCAATGCGCGAAGAGCCTGCTTCGTTCCGGGGCATCACGAAAGCCGACGATAGAGCTGCCATTCCCAGTTACGAGGCCATGTTGAGAGGCGGAGATACAAGAAGTGTAAGAGTGGAAGCTGGCCAATCCATTTGGCTGGAGCTGGATGCCGGCGAATTAGTGACCGGATACGTGACGTTGAAGCTGCGGGGCGGCAGAGAGAGTCGGATCAAGCTCCTTTATGCAGAAAGCTATGAGGAACCCGCTTCGAATCTTCATCACAGAGTCAAAGGGATTCGGGATGATGCGGAAAACGGGATCCTCCTTGGGGAAGCGGATCATTATACCGTGGCGGGAGTGGGCATCGGAGAAAGCGTGGAGCGTTACGAGCCATTCGACTTCCGCACCTTCAGGTATCTTAGGCTTGAAGCTGCAGCGAAAGACGAGCCGCTTGAGATCGTTCTCCTATCCTACCGAGACACCGGTTACCCATTGAATGCTCAAGCTGCATTCTCTTGTTCGGATCCGGACTACGCTGCACTTTGGGAACTGTCGTTAAAGACGCTTCGGCGCTGCATGCATGAAACGTACGAAGATTGCCCGTACTACGAGCAGCTGCAATACACGATGGATACGCGTCTGCAAATGATGTTCACTTACGCGGTCAGCGCCGACGACCGGCTGGCTCGACGTGCGCTGTTCGATTACCATAGTTCCGCGCTGCCTTCGGGCATGCTGCAGAGCCGCTATCCATCCGAGTATAGACAGGTTATTCCTTCCTTCTCCCTATATTGGATTCATATGCTCTATGAGCACTATTGGCATTTTGGAGATAGAGAGTTGATTCGGCGGTATGTACCGACGATGACCGGCGTTCTGGATTGGTTCCGAAGAATGCTGACGCCGGAAGGGCTTGTCGCCCCGACGCCGCGCGCTTACTGGCCTTATTTCGACTGGTGCATCGATTGGGAGAATGGAACGCCTCCGGCCCATGCGAAAGGTCCGCTCACGCTTCTAAGTCAGATGTTTGCGGCAGCACTTCAAACCGCTTCCCAAATCTATGAAGCGGTTGGTTGGTCGGATGCTGCACGCGAAGCAAAGGCGGACGCGAATGCCGTGAATGAAGCGCTGCTTCGGCTTTGCTGGAGACCGGAACGCGGGTTGTTCGCAGATGGGCCGGAAGTGGAGGAATTTAGCCAACACGCCCAGGTGTGGGGCGTTGTATGCGGCACTGTACAAGGAGAAGATGCGGTTCGTTTGCTGGAGCGTACCATCGAACCGCAGGCTGAGCACATGGCGCAGCTATCGGTGCCGGCTTCCTATGAACTGTTTCGAATGCTGTCGCGTCACGGGTTGTACGGGAAAGCATCCAATGTGATTGATCGCTGGAAAGCTTATCTGCATTTGCATTTAACGACGCTGCCGGAGGTAACGGATGACAATCATCCCCGCAGCGATTGCCATGCCTGGAGCGCGCTGCCGCTATCGGAGTTCACCGGCGAGATTCTAGGGGTTCGACCTGGCGCTCCGGGGTATTCGGAGATCATCGTTGCACCCCAGCCATTGCAGCTGAGTTGGGCGAAAGGCAGCGCCGCCACCCGTCACGGGTCCGTTGAAGTCGAGTGGACTCTGGATGAGGAAGCGGTATTCCGAATGTCGGGAAACGGACCGGTAGGAATTCCGCTCCT containing:
- a CDS encoding alpha-L-rhamnosidase C-terminal domain-containing protein, which produces MEENRLWNARWIWHQSYPWTSDPGAHEMVWFRREFDVSDPHLAQLVVDVSADSRYRLFLNGDSVSVGPCKGDRSTHYYETVDLSERLIAGTNVLAAQVLHFAPSGPHLLGVSGPLSIHRAVSGAMFLEGVLIEGNGHSQTLHSDEKWLCKKMPGFKIVPSPIIFFLGGFEDTDGSGLDHGWELPGYDGEGWANAVIVCETGDKFGQLTPWPLAPRPIPPMREEPASFRGITKADDRAAIPSYEAMLRGGDTRSVRVEAGQSIWLELDAGELVTGYVTLKLRGGRESRIKLLYAESYEEPASNLHHRVKGIRDDAENGILLGEADHYTVAGVGIGESVERYEPFDFRTFRYLRLEAAAKDEPLEIVLLSYRDTGYPLNAQAAFSCSDPDYAALWELSLKTLRRCMHETYEDCPYYEQLQYTMDTRLQMMFTYAVSADDRLARRALFDYHSSALPSGMLQSRYPSEYRQVIPSFSLYWIHMLYEHYWHFGDRELIRRYVPTMTGVLDWFRRMLTPEGLVAPTPRAYWPYFDWCIDWENGTPPAHAKGPLTLLSQMFAAALQTASQIYEAVGWSDAAREAKADANAVNEALLRLCWRPERGLFADGPEVEEFSQHAQVWGVVCGTVQGEDAVRLLERTIEPQAEHMAQLSVPASYELFRMLSRHGLYGKASNVIDRWKAYLHLHLTTLPEVTDDNHPRSDCHAWSALPLSEFTGEILGVRPGAPGYSEIIVAPQPLQLSWAKGSAATRHGSVEVEWTLDEEAVFRMSGNGPVGIPLLVMLPNGKQVEFRHGGKFEASAKLRA
- a CDS encoding glycoside hydrolase family 3 N-terminal domain-containing protein, with amino-acid sequence MNRTTLNYLDSSLSAQERANDLLQRMSIEEKMGQIVGYMPDKGSIEKLEKNYPQGAGEVVMLFAGELENKESVVEKVTRIQDKMMELSEHRIPAIFHLETLAGALLPEATSFPPGIGQASTWNPGLQKELATIIRKQARAVGVSHAFAPVLDIARDPRFGRFGETYGEDPALAAAMGTAYVSGLQNDGDLKEGMLACAKHFVGYHMTQGGIHAAATPVPPRMLREVYAKPFQAAMTLANMKSIMNTYSSIDGEPVGGSRRYLTEFLREEMGFDGMVVSDYTSIAELHTRHMVSETRTDAGELSLKAGMDVELPSKDCYNEELMQRVREGKVSMEILDQAVRRVLIAKFELGLFENPYPMSSDAVERIYTDPNNKETSLEAARQSIVLLKNDGLLPLKRNAQKKIAVIGHHAASTRSLFGGYSYTSLFDAMHNVGNTMAGVDFEKISNLSASEFGAAKNHYTYPGSIVQVESAKTEELVRKHYPTCHHLLEQITLECPSAEVTYAYGYAYAGNDTSMHDEALAAAAEADVVILTLGGKHGWGMFCTTGEGIDTTNIGLPECQESFIGKLAALKKPTVAVHFDGRPISSDMADQHIDAMIEAWNPGQYGAKAVTDILFGDYNPAGRLPVSVAYNAGQIPLFYNHDHGSSYHVGTMNEYTSYLDCPREPRYYFGHGLSYTSFGYSNMTVSKEAYEPAEQVIVTIDVTNTGEVFGEEVVQLYIRDNYASVVRPVQELAGFVRVPLQPNETRTVQFLMDPSQFAFLDTHMAWKIEAGEFEVMIGASSHDIRAKGSFRISSDLFIDGRTRGFYAEASIQS
- a CDS encoding nucleoside hydrolase, which codes for MNFQVPDPKRVRVLMNTDAKNEADDQYAIVHALLTPMFMNKGMIAAHFGTARTTESMEESYAEVKHVLSLMGDAGEVPVYKGAPQALQDEQTPVVSEGAEAIIREALLDDSHRLFVVFLGPLTDLASAYLMEPRIADRLTAVWIGGGPYPNGRSEFNLSNDIHAANVVMGSNIPLWQVPQNVYGMMRVSLAELEARVKPHGEIGKYLFDQLIQYNDDPAHGWPRGECWGLGDSPAVSLILDDLEYSDGFVTVPAPRITADMHYVHHQTERLIRVYRNVDVRFTLEDMYAKLELFAKKQAGK
- a CDS encoding family 43 glycosylhydrolase — translated: MRYHSIRPGQVWLDTEGKRIQAHGGSIITVGDTFYWYGENKEKTKAGSGIWHWGVRCYASKDLYNWEDKGVIIPPDVDDIDSPLHPAQYMDRPHMIFSQSTQKFVCWIKVMRQEGQKSTILTADHILGPYTVVRKDIRPLNMGAGDFDLVVAQDGKAYYYFERVHSELICADLTDDYTDVTGYYSTHFPNLQPPYVREAPAYFNRKGLHYLFTSGTTGYHPNPSQVACAKTFHGPWEVLGDPHPDDRSRTSYNSQITSVFKHPFKKDLYIALADRWIPNLPELVGDRFADGTQSRIAADLYKSIFDPEIDYVLKEEDKLPVSLDFDTCHSNYVWLPVRFDGNMAYLDWKEEWNIEDYE
- a CDS encoding ABC transporter permease yields the protein MGKKGRSAVLNKMTEDRIAILDSVAKPGKKRAWMFQLPLHLMILPGLILILVYSYGPMLGAVIAFQDFNPARGIFDSEWNGLDNIRYVMALPGSFQIIWNTLIIAVMKIVVGLIVPVVVALLLNEIRKELFKRTVQTLIYLPHFLSWIILGGVLIDILSPTYGLVNQMLNGLGLDSIYFLGSNDWFRSVLVTSDVWKEFGFNTIVYLAALTGINPTLYEAAVIDGANRWKQTLYVTLPGMAPIIILTATLALGQVLNAGFDQVYNLYSPQVYETGDIIDTFVYRIGIVDAQYGVATAVGLFKSVVSLILLSASYFLAYRFANYRIF
- a CDS encoding carbohydrate ABC transporter permease codes for the protein MVERYTLSRKMFIGFNYMFLALLSALCILPLIHVLAVSFSSSSAAAAGYVKLWPVEFTLESYKYVLGKEAFFDSILMTIQRVAVGLTVNMLLTILVAYPLSKEVNKFRGRTVYAWVFVFTMLFNGGLIPLYMMVKYTGILDTVWALVLPQAVPIFNMILLLNFFRGLPKELEEAAFMDGAGHWTTLWKVYVPLSAPALATITLFTMVFHWNSWFDGLIFMNSPENYPLQSYLQTVVIQQNFNNASLETIAELSKISDRTFKSAQIFLGSLPILLVYPFLQRFFMSGIVLGSVKE